The segment CGGCGTAGTCGTAGACCGGGATACCGTCCCGATGCCGAACGATTCGGGCCGGAGCTGCCATGACCAAAGATAATCCTACTTTTGCCCAAAATCGGTCAACACCTATGTCGGGGCCGGTCACACGATGGAGGTATGGCGAAAGATCATCCAAATTCCATCACGGCGAGGATGGGAAACAAGCACGACTACCTGCCCGCCAACGGCAACGATCTGCTGCTGCCGGCCTACGACATGATCACCCGGGTGCTCGGCATGTCGCCGGGCTACGACACGCTGGCCGGTCAGGCCAGCCTGTTCGATGACGTGGAAGTCCTCGAAATCGGCTGCGGCACCGGCAATCTCACCACGCGTATCGTGGGTCTACAGCCCACCGCCCACGTGACAGCCACCGACCCCGACCCTCGGGCGCTGGCGCGGGCGCAGCGAAAAATAGCACCGTCGGCCGATGTTCGGTTCGATCGGGTGTACGCGCAACGGCTGCCCTACGCCGACGCGTCGTTCGACCGCGTGCTGAGTTCGATGATGCTGCACCATCTGGACGATGCAGCGAAGACCGAGGCCTTGGCCGAGGCGTACCGGGTGCTCAGGCCGGGCGGCAGCATGCACATCGTGGATGTACACGACGCTGACCTACCGGACCTGTTGCGCAGCATCGGGTTCGAGGTGACCGGACTGGGCACCCGGACGCTTCGGTTCGCCGGACGGGCGAGCTTCTACCGCGCCGCCCGGTTCACTGCGGAGACCACGGCACGCAGCGAGGCGGTCGTGATGGACGTGGCGATACCCACACCCCATACCGTCTTGCCGCCGATGGACGCCTCCACGTAGGCGGCCGCCTGCGCCTCCTCGCCGGCCGACAGCGCGTGCTCGGAATAGTCCAGCACGTTCACCTGGAAACCGACCGCCCCGATGGCGTCCACGAACGCGGCCAGCGGACCGTTACCGGCGCCGACGATCTCGCGTTCCGCACCGTCGATCTTGACGATCGCGGTGATGGTGTCGGTGCCACCGTCGACCTCGGCAGCGTCGACCTTCTGGCGGATCCGTTCCAGCGGCCGGATGGGCGCCAGGTACTCCTCGGAAAAGACCTCCCAGATCTCCTTCGGTGACACCTCGCCGCCCTCGCCGTCGGTGATCTGCTGGATGACCTGGCTGAACTCGATCTGCAGTCGGCGCGGCAACACCAGACCGTGATCGGCCTTCATGATGTAGGCCACGCCGCCCTTGCCGGACTGCGAGTTGACCCGGATGACGGCCTCGTAGGTGCGTCCGACGTCCTTGGGGTCGATCGGCAGATACGGCACCTGCCACAGGATGTCGTCGACATCGGAGTCCTGCTCGTCGGCAGCGACTTTCATCGCGTCCAGACCCTTGTTGATGGCGTCCTGATGGCTGCCCGAGAACGCGGTGTACACCAGATCGCCGCCGTAGGGATGGCGTTCGTGCACGGGCAGCTGGTTGCAGTACTCGACGGTGCGGCGGATCTCGTCGATGTTGGAGAAGTCGATCTGCGGATCGACACCGCGGCTGAACAGGTTCAGGCCCAGCGTGACCAGGCAGACGTTGCCGGTGCGCTCGCCGTTGCCGAACAGGCAGCCTTCGATCCGGTCGGCGCCGGCCTGATAGCCAAGTTCTGCTGCGGCGACCGCGGTTCCGCGGTCATTGTGCGGGTGCAGGCTCAAGATGATGCTGTCCCGTGGTGTCAGGTGCCGGTTCATCCACTCGATGGAATCGGCGTACACGTTGGGGGTGGCCATCTCGACGGTGGCCGGCAGATTGACGATCAGAGGCACTTCGGGAGTGGGCGCCACGATCTCGGCGACGGCGTTGCAGACCTCGACGGCGTATTCCAGCTCGGTACCCGTGTAGGACTCCGGGCTGTACTCGAAGCGCCACTGGGTCTGCGGGTACTTCTTGGCTTCCTCGACACACATCCGGGCCCCGTCGGTGGCGATCGCCTTCACGGCCTCGCGGTCGGCACGGAAGACCACCCGGCGCTGCAGGATCGAGGTCGAGTTGTAGAAGTGCACGATCGCCTGCGGTGCACCGGCACACGCCTCGAAGGTCTTGGCGATCAATTCGGGGCGGCACTGGGTCAGCACCTGGATGGTGACATCGTCGGGGATGGCGCCCTGCTCGATGATCTCGCGGACGAAGTCGAAATCGGTCTGGCTGGCCGACGGGAAGCCGACCTCGATCTCCTTGTAACCCATCCGTACCAACAGGTCGAACATGCGGCGTTTGCGCGCGGGACTCATCGGGTCGATCAGCGCCTGGTTGCCGTCGCGCAGGTCCACCGCGCACCACTGGGGTGCGGTGGCGATGACCTTGTCCGGCCAGGTGCGGTCGGCCAGGGTGACGTTCTCGACCTCTTCGGCGAAGGTGCGGTAGCGGTTCACCGGCATGGCGGACGCGCGCTGGGTGTTCCAGGACGGCTGTCCGGGGTTGCGCGGACCGGCCGGTGTGGTGATCGTGCGGACCGACGAGAAGGCGTCAGATGAGATCTCAGGGGTGGTCATGATGTTGGCTCCGGGGTCTTGTGTGGATTTCAGACCGGCGCATCGCGAAAACCCGCGACGGGAGGCCAGTCTGGATCAGACCCCGTCGCGGCGTCCGAGAAGGAGCACCCGCTGCACGCAGGCAACTGTACTCCGGGTGCGCCGAAGGCCAAAACGGCTACCCGGAATTGGTGCGCACCGGGGCCGCTTCCCCGGCTTAGGGTGCTAAGGAAGCGACGATTTTCGGGGGACGGATGGGTGAGTCGGTCGAGGTTGTGACCTCGGAGCTGCACGTGGCCGCGAACCGTCTGCAGGCGGCGGGGCAGCGGCTGCAGGACGGCTTGTCCGCGGTGGATCTGGAGACCAGCAACCTGCTCGCCTCCGGTTGGAAGGGCGAGGCGGCGACGGCCTTCGACAAGTACTGGGAGCAGTGGCACAACGGTGCAGGCCAGGTGGTGCGGGCGCTGCAGACCATGTCGCAGGCCCTAGACGCGGCGGCCAGGAGCTATGACGCCGCCGATGAGCAGGCCGGTGGTGCGCTCGACACGACCATGCAGGGCGGTGGGGGCGGCGCCCCGGCCGGTGGTGGCGCTCCCGCCTCCGCTGCCTCCGGTGCCCACTCCGCCTCCGCGGGCGGTCACACCGGCGGTTCTGGCGGTTCGTCGCCCGGGTTGGCCGAGCAGATGAACCTCGGCCAGGCGATGGCCCCGCTGTCACAGGCGGCCGGAATCCCGGCGCAGGTTGCCGGCCAGTTGGCGGGCGGGCTGATGCAGGCCGGGCAGATGGCGGCCGGGGCGGCCCAGCAGGCGGTGCAGATGGCGACGCAGATTGCCCAGGAGGCGCAAGCCGAGGCGACAACCGACGATGATGCCGGGGATGCACCGGGTGGTGCGTCCGGAGGCGAAGCGCCGACGGGTGGGGCACCGGTCGAGCCGCCGTCGGCGGACTCGGCGGAGTCTGAGCCGTCGCCCGGGGAACTCTGATGACGAAGCTGGTGGTGGACTTCCCGCAACTGCAGGGTGCCATCGATCACATGGAGCAGTTCGGCCGCGAGGTCGCCGAGACCCTCGACGAGATCGACCAGGCGATGGCCGCCCTGCGGGCCAACTGGGAAGGGCAGGCCTCGGACACGCAGGCGCAGTCCCAGCAGCAGTGGGAGGACGGCGCCGAGCAGATGAAGACGGCGCTGGAGGCGTTGCGCAAGGTCGCCGAGAACGCGCACAAGAATTACACCGACGCCGTCGACAAGAACGAGAAGATGTGGGCGGGCTGATCGGGTGCGGATCGAGGTAGAACCGCAGGCACTCATCGATGCGGGTAAACAAGTCGGCGCTCTCGGCGCCCAACTCGGCGCGCTGTCGGACGCGATGGGGCAGATGTTGGCCGGCGGTATCGCGTCGGGGACCGATCCGGCGGGGTTGAACTTCGGTATCAGCTATGGCCGGCAGGCAGATGATGTCGCCAATTATCTTGCGCAACTGGCCAACGCCTATAAGGGTGTCGGGCGCATGTTGGAGGCCACGGGCTTCAACTATCAGCATGCCGATCAGGCGTCGGCGGCCGGCGGGTCGGGACCCAGCGGCGCAGTGAGTGGTGAGCAGGCAGAGACGAAGCCGGGTGACACCCCGTACACCTCGGTCACGGGTTATGTGCCGCCGCCGCCGGGATGGGCGGTCATCCAGCCGTTTCTGACCATGGTCCCATTTCTTGGGGTAGCGCTGACGTGGCCGTCCGGTAACTCCGGGATGATGAATGTCACTGCGGCGCAGTGGGCCAACATCGCGCGTGGTCTGAGGATCTTCGAACCCGCGTTGCAGTCGGCGGCGATGGCGGCCGGGGCGCAGGACGTCCCCGAGGCTGGTCAGATGACGAAGGCTCTGAAGGATTTGGGAGATGGGGCCAACACGCTAGCTGGCATTGCTGGCGACATATCCACTGCGATAACGGATTTTGCGAAAGGCGTGCAGGAAACGCAGGACGCAATCCGGGATCTGCTGGATCGGCTTTCCTTCGGCGGCATCTGGGACTCGGTGACCGGGATGCTGAGCGGTGAGGGCGGGAACATACTGCGAGAGATCGCAGATGACGTCGGTACCGTTCTGGAGAACTTCCAGAATCAGGTCCAGGGTGTTCTCGGGTTGCTCTCCGAGCTGCAGAACCTGCTCCGGGAGGCCGCCGAGGGCTTCCAGAAGTGGATACGCCCGGTCCTGGTGGGGGCTTTCGGCGACAGCGTGGGCAATGAGCTGGCCGACGCCGTGAGGATTTCTACCAGTCTGCAGGCAGGCCTGGGGGTCGCCGTGATCGGCCTCGTATCGGGCACCGTGGCCCTCGCCGATCCCGACACCTGGAAGGGCCTGGCGGACACCGCCATCATTATTGCCAAGGACCCGACGAAGATCGACGACGTCCTCAAGCAGTCCGGTAGCGAGTTCATCGCATGGGATGTGATCACCGGTGACAACCCGGCACTGGGGGTAGGTGAGGCGCTCGGCAACATCGGATCGCTGTTCATTCCCGGTGGCGCACTGGCCAAGGGTGGGTCAGTGGCCAAGGGGCTGGCAGCGACTCGCCGTCTGCTCGACGGCGAGGGCCTGGAGGGGCTCGGTCGGATTCCGGGGCTGGGCGGCAACCGGACGCCGGATATGCCCGAGCTTCCGGATGCGCCTGGCGCGCCCAATATTCCGGAGTTCACCCCGCCACCGGGCATTCCCGGCTCGGTGCTGGGACCCGGTGGTCCGACGGGCTCCACGGCATCTGCCCCGTCGTCTCCGGGGTCCGGCTCGGGTGGCGGTCCTGCGGCAACCGTGCCGTCGCCCAATGGCTCTGGACCGAGCCAGCCCGGCGGGCGCGCCGGGCCCGGCAGTCCGTCATCCAGCGGCCCCGCTCCTACTGGCGGATCGCCCAATCCGGGTGGGAGCAGCGGTGGTCCGTCGTCCGGTGGCACTGTCCCGACGGGTGGTTCGCCCAGTCCCGACGGCGGCGACGGCCCGAGCAGGCCGTCGGGTGGGGGACCGTTGTCCCCGTCGATTAGCTCGTCTACCGATTCGCAGGGTTCGCCGGGGGCGAGCCAGTCGACTTCGGGACCGAGCCCTGCAGGTGGCGGCGATGGTCCGGGTAGCCAGACTCTGAACGGTGGGGGGTCCAGTCACACCAGTGGTTCACCGAATTCCGAAGGTTCTTCGAACTCGAGCAGCGATGACCGATTGTCGCCTGAACCCGATGCTGGGCAAAAGAACCCAGATTTTGAAGCCTCATCTAGCAGTCAATCGGGCGGTGGCGCCGGCTCGTCCGGGACTGGCAGCGGCAGCGGCAGCGGTTCAGAGGACGGCGGCAGTGATGCCGGAGGCGCCAGTGGAACGCACGAGGGGAAGTCTGAGGCGACAGGCGCTGACAGCGACGGATCGAACGATAGGGATCTTTCTGATCCTCCATCTAGCGATGACACACCTCCTGCGCTCGACACACAGCCCAAAGTCGCTGGTATCGATTATGCACTTCCGGCGGAAGACGCAATACGTATTCTCTCGGATCCCGCGGCCGAGATTCAGCGGCTAGCGGACGGAGGTGTCCCCGCTAGTGTGCTGGATGGATACGATCCGCTCGCAGGCCGTGAACCGGCAGACTTTCGGAGTGAATTCGGAACTACGGACCAGAACGGCAATCTTGCTTGGGACTGGCAGAATCAAGCACCTAACAACGGATTCGCCGGGGATCCGGTGGAGTCTGACAGCATCCCAAGTGGCCATCAACTCGACCGTCTCGGTTTTAACGGCGGGGGATTCATGGCCGATGAGGGAGCGCCTATGGCTGAACGAGCGATGGCACCAGGAGCAGCGGCTCAGTATCACACTTTCGAGGGCACCGGTCGGCCTGTTCCCGACGGCAAGGATTGGGTGGTCCAGCATGGTCCGGCGAAGTCTGCCTTCGGGCAGCCGGGCGGAGCGGAGCAATGGGTTGTGATCGACAACAAGACAGGCTATCCAGTAAAGGTGGAGGATCTGATCCGCGCCAGGATGCTAAGAGAGACAACGCCATGAGGTTGTGGGTGAGGCGGGCCGGTGCATGACTGAAACAATGGACTTTCAGGGCGCCGATATCTTGATTGGCCAATACAACGCGTGGCGCGGTATCTATGCGCGCATGGGTAAAGCATCTCGCGACGAACCCGACTGGGAGGGCGACGAACTCTGGTTCAGAGACGGTTACCCTCACCCCGACTGGTCTGCCTTTGTGATTGTGAAACGCGGTGAAGGATTCGATCTTCTACAAGCGTCAACTGAACGGCGAAGCGACCCGGTGATGAGTCACCAGGGATTCTTCTCGCGCCTTGAAGATGCTGGGAAGTTCATCATCGCCGCCATCGGGGACTATCTGCGCATTGACCTCCGAATGGAGCCCGTGAGTTGGACCTGGATGGATCTAGGCCTGGCTCCGAACGTCGAGGAGACCATTGTCAGCGACAGCGAGGTGACGTACCGAGTGCGTGACAATCACGAGGTGTACAGCGTCATGGCGCTTGGCGATCGACCGTACAGCCACCTACTAACTTTG is part of the Mycobacterium adipatum genome and harbors:
- a CDS encoding class I SAM-dependent methyltransferase, yielding MGNKHDYLPANGNDLLLPAYDMITRVLGMSPGYDTLAGQASLFDDVEVLEIGCGTGNLTTRIVGLQPTAHVTATDPDPRALARAQRKIAPSADVRFDRVYAQRLPYADASFDRVLSSMMLHHLDDAAKTEALAEAYRVLRPGGSMHIVDVHDADLPDLLRSIGFEVTGLGTRTLRFAGRASFYRAARFTAETTARSEAVVMDVAIPTPHTVLPPMDAST
- the leuA gene encoding 2-isopropylmalate synthase, translating into MTTPEISSDAFSSVRTITTPAGPRNPGQPSWNTQRASAMPVNRYRTFAEEVENVTLADRTWPDKVIATAPQWCAVDLRDGNQALIDPMSPARKRRMFDLLVRMGYKEIEVGFPSASQTDFDFVREIIEQGAIPDDVTIQVLTQCRPELIAKTFEACAGAPQAIVHFYNSTSILQRRVVFRADREAVKAIATDGARMCVEEAKKYPQTQWRFEYSPESYTGTELEYAVEVCNAVAEIVAPTPEVPLIVNLPATVEMATPNVYADSIEWMNRHLTPRDSIILSLHPHNDRGTAVAAAELGYQAGADRIEGCLFGNGERTGNVCLVTLGLNLFSRGVDPQIDFSNIDEIRRTVEYCNQLPVHERHPYGGDLVYTAFSGSHQDAINKGLDAMKVAADEQDSDVDDILWQVPYLPIDPKDVGRTYEAVIRVNSQSGKGGVAYIMKADHGLVLPRRLQIEFSQVIQQITDGEGGEVSPKEIWEVFSEEYLAPIRPLERIRQKVDAAEVDGGTDTITAIVKIDGAEREIVGAGNGPLAAFVDAIGAVGFQVNVLDYSEHALSAGEEAQAAAYVEASIGGKTVWGVGIATSITTASLRAVVSAVNRAAR
- a CDS encoding WXG100 family type VII secretion target — encoded protein: MGESVEVVTSELHVAANRLQAAGQRLQDGLSAVDLETSNLLASGWKGEAATAFDKYWEQWHNGAGQVVRALQTMSQALDAAARSYDAADEQAGGALDTTMQGGGGGAPAGGGAPASAASGAHSASAGGHTGGSGGSSPGLAEQMNLGQAMAPLSQAAGIPAQVAGQLAGGLMQAGQMAAGAAQQAVQMATQIAQEAQAEATTDDDAGDAPGGASGGEAPTGGAPVEPPSADSAESEPSPGEL
- a CDS encoding WXG100 family type VII secretion target → MTKLVVDFPQLQGAIDHMEQFGREVAETLDEIDQAMAALRANWEGQASDTQAQSQQQWEDGAEQMKTALEALRKVAENAHKNYTDAVDKNEKMWAG
- a CDS encoding TNT domain-containing protein, yielding MRIEVEPQALIDAGKQVGALGAQLGALSDAMGQMLAGGIASGTDPAGLNFGISYGRQADDVANYLAQLANAYKGVGRMLEATGFNYQHADQASAAGGSGPSGAVSGEQAETKPGDTPYTSVTGYVPPPPGWAVIQPFLTMVPFLGVALTWPSGNSGMMNVTAAQWANIARGLRIFEPALQSAAMAAGAQDVPEAGQMTKALKDLGDGANTLAGIAGDISTAITDFAKGVQETQDAIRDLLDRLSFGGIWDSVTGMLSGEGGNILREIADDVGTVLENFQNQVQGVLGLLSELQNLLREAAEGFQKWIRPVLVGAFGDSVGNELADAVRISTSLQAGLGVAVIGLVSGTVALADPDTWKGLADTAIIIAKDPTKIDDVLKQSGSEFIAWDVITGDNPALGVGEALGNIGSLFIPGGALAKGGSVAKGLAATRRLLDGEGLEGLGRIPGLGGNRTPDMPELPDAPGAPNIPEFTPPPGIPGSVLGPGGPTGSTASAPSSPGSGSGGGPAATVPSPNGSGPSQPGGRAGPGSPSSSGPAPTGGSPNPGGSSGGPSSGGTVPTGGSPSPDGGDGPSRPSGGGPLSPSISSSTDSQGSPGASQSTSGPSPAGGGDGPGSQTLNGGGSSHTSGSPNSEGSSNSSSDDRLSPEPDAGQKNPDFEASSSSQSGGGAGSSGTGSGSGSGSEDGGSDAGGASGTHEGKSEATGADSDGSNDRDLSDPPSSDDTPPALDTQPKVAGIDYALPAEDAIRILSDPAAEIQRLADGGVPASVLDGYDPLAGREPADFRSEFGTTDQNGNLAWDWQNQAPNNGFAGDPVESDSIPSGHQLDRLGFNGGGFMADEGAPMAERAMAPGAAAQYHTFEGTGRPVPDGKDWVVQHGPAKSAFGQPGGAEQWVVIDNKTGYPVKVEDLIRARMLRETTP